The Caulifigura coniformis genome includes a region encoding these proteins:
- a CDS encoding putative DNA modification/repair radical SAM protein gives MNVHEKLAILADAAKYDASCASSGSKSTRPGSRIGSTEGMGICHSYTPDGRCVSLLKILLTNYCIYDCQYCVNRITSDVPRARFSTDEVVRLTLEFYRRNYIEGLFLSSGIIQDANYTMEHLVAVARTLRVEHGYGGYIHLKTIPRASGELIAEAGRWADRISVNIELPTEHDLVQLAPEKKRSDIEQSMTDIKVRIDAQRDDRQAGFSAPPFAPAGQSTQMIVGATPTPDADILATAHHLYSRRKMRRVYYSAYSPIPHADARLPAQTPPLVREHRLYQADWLLRFYGFQLEELVTPAKPNLDLDVDPKLAWALHHREQFPVDVNRADREMLLRIPGLGVKTVDRIIVSRRHRTLRADDLRKLRVPWSRVQHFVATADHKPRSQLLECPQLVRKLHPKVSSRQLSLFAEA, from the coding sequence GTGAACGTCCACGAAAAGCTCGCCATCCTCGCCGATGCGGCCAAGTACGACGCCTCGTGCGCCAGCAGCGGCTCAAAGTCCACGCGCCCCGGCAGCCGCATCGGAAGCACCGAGGGAATGGGCATCTGCCACAGCTACACGCCCGATGGACGCTGTGTGTCGCTGCTCAAAATCCTCCTCACCAACTACTGCATCTACGACTGCCAGTACTGCGTCAACCGCATCACCAGCGACGTCCCCCGCGCCCGCTTCTCCACCGACGAAGTCGTCCGCCTCACCCTCGAGTTCTACCGGCGGAATTACATCGAGGGCCTGTTCCTCAGCTCCGGCATCATCCAGGACGCCAACTACACCATGGAGCACCTGGTCGCCGTCGCCCGCACCCTGCGTGTCGAACATGGCTACGGAGGCTACATCCACCTCAAGACGATCCCCCGCGCCTCCGGAGAGTTAATCGCCGAAGCCGGCCGTTGGGCCGACCGCATCAGCGTGAACATCGAACTGCCGACCGAGCACGACCTCGTCCAGCTCGCGCCCGAAAAGAAACGGTCCGACATCGAACAGTCGATGACCGACATCAAGGTCCGCATCGACGCCCAGCGCGACGATCGGCAGGCCGGGTTCAGCGCCCCCCCTTTCGCTCCCGCAGGCCAGAGCACGCAGATGATCGTCGGCGCCACGCCGACCCCCGATGCGGACATCCTTGCGACGGCCCATCACCTCTACTCTCGAAGGAAGATGCGCCGCGTGTACTACTCCGCCTACAGCCCCATCCCGCATGCCGATGCCCGCCTCCCCGCACAGACTCCCCCGCTCGTCCGGGAACACCGGCTCTATCAGGCCGACTGGCTGCTGCGGTTCTACGGCTTCCAGCTTGAGGAACTCGTCACCCCCGCGAAACCGAACCTCGATCTCGATGTCGATCCCAAGCTCGCCTGGGCGTTGCACCATCGCGAGCAGTTTCCCGTCGACGTGAATCGCGCCGACCGCGAGATGCTGCTCCGCATTCCGGGCCTTGGGGTGAAAACCGTCGACAGGATCATCGTTTCGCGGCGGCACCGCACGCTGCGCGCCGACGACCTGCGGAAGCTGCGCGTTCCGTGGAGCCGCGTCCAGCATTTCGTTGCCACCGCCGACCACAAACCGCGCTCACAGCTGTTGGAATGCCCCCAACTGGTCCGCAAGTTGCACCCGAAAGTGTCGTCCAGGCAACTCTCGCTGTTTGCGGAGGCCTGA
- the feoB gene encoding ferrous iron transport protein B, with protein MSASLSPSATASAPLTVALIGNPNTGKSTLFSALSGIQTRIGNYPGCTVEKKIGRLQIGSRPIRLVDLPGTYSLSPRSPDEMVSVDVLLGRMPDVGRPDVIVCIVDASNLERNLYLFTQLRELGIPIVLALNMWDVAQRNGVNIDVAGLEKQLGVRVVTCEAQRKRGLEPLREAIVAAASTTAAPPPELLPEPVRREEQVLTDWLASQGKKEPHYLVERAILDVGGETELRFLAETPAGAREKLAEARKRLTDGGLRLAAVESLSRYRWIQSQLDGLVTHSETGRVSITDRIDAVVTHWFSGTLIFVGIMFTIFWTLFIFADGLMGNIEEGQGWVSDLVTSNMAPGTLRSLIVDGLINGVGSVIVFIPQIALLFLFIAILEDCGYLARAAYLIDRFMTKFGLSGRSFVPLMSSFACAIPGIMGARVIENRRDRFTTILIAPLMSCSARLPVYLLMTTAFVPAVYFLGGWLPLQALTLFVMYILGAVVAVPIAWLLKKTILTGETSPFVMELPEYKWPSPWIVVQRVISQAWRFLEEAGTLIFVTTILVWAAGYFPGDHTESHALAAQIEALEGEETPDKPRIEALKDQKNHIDSELLSNSLLGRTGKFIEPAVRPLGWDWRIGMAAVASFPAREVIIATMGTIFSLGGDVDEENESLRGALASATWPDGRPLFTVATAVSIMVFFALCAQCGATLMVIFRETGQWRWPVLTFSYMTALAYVAAWLSFVIVSKFT; from the coding sequence GTGTCTGCTTCTCTCTCTCCCAGTGCAACGGCGTCCGCGCCTCTGACCGTTGCCCTCATCGGCAATCCCAACACAGGAAAGAGCACGCTCTTTTCCGCACTGTCCGGGATCCAGACGCGGATCGGCAACTATCCCGGCTGCACCGTCGAAAAGAAGATCGGCAGGCTGCAGATCGGGTCACGCCCGATCCGGCTGGTTGACCTTCCAGGAACGTACAGCCTCTCCCCGCGGTCGCCGGACGAGATGGTTTCGGTCGATGTCCTGCTTGGACGCATGCCCGATGTCGGCCGCCCCGATGTCATCGTCTGCATCGTCGACGCTTCGAACCTCGAGCGGAACCTGTACCTGTTCACGCAGCTCCGGGAGCTGGGGATTCCGATCGTGCTGGCGCTCAACATGTGGGACGTCGCACAGCGGAACGGTGTGAACATCGACGTCGCCGGGCTGGAGAAGCAGCTGGGCGTTCGCGTCGTCACCTGCGAGGCGCAGCGGAAGCGGGGCCTCGAGCCGCTCAGGGAAGCAATCGTCGCGGCCGCCTCAACGACGGCCGCGCCGCCTCCGGAGCTGCTCCCCGAACCGGTAAGGCGCGAGGAGCAGGTCCTGACGGACTGGCTGGCGTCGCAGGGAAAGAAAGAACCGCATTACCTCGTCGAGCGGGCGATTCTCGACGTCGGCGGCGAAACCGAACTCCGGTTCCTCGCGGAAACGCCTGCGGGCGCTCGCGAAAAGCTGGCCGAGGCGCGAAAGCGGCTGACTGACGGCGGGCTTCGGCTGGCGGCCGTCGAATCGCTGTCGCGCTACCGGTGGATCCAGTCGCAACTGGACGGACTCGTCACGCATTCCGAGACCGGCCGCGTTTCGATCACTGACCGCATTGATGCGGTCGTCACGCACTGGTTCAGCGGAACGCTGATCTTCGTGGGCATCATGTTCACGATCTTCTGGACGCTGTTCATCTTCGCCGACGGGTTGATGGGGAACATCGAGGAAGGACAGGGTTGGGTTAGCGACCTTGTCACTTCGAACATGGCGCCGGGAACGCTGCGAAGCCTGATCGTCGACGGCCTCATCAACGGCGTCGGGTCGGTGATCGTGTTCATCCCGCAGATCGCGCTCCTGTTCCTGTTCATCGCGATCCTCGAGGACTGCGGCTACCTGGCGCGGGCGGCCTACCTGATCGACCGGTTCATGACGAAGTTCGGCCTGAGCGGCCGGTCATTCGTCCCGTTGATGTCGTCGTTTGCCTGTGCCATTCCCGGGATCATGGGAGCACGCGTCATCGAGAACCGGCGCGACCGGTTCACGACGATCCTGATTGCGCCGCTCATGAGCTGCTCGGCCCGATTGCCGGTGTACCTGCTGATGACCACGGCGTTCGTGCCGGCGGTTTATTTCCTGGGAGGCTGGCTGCCGCTGCAGGCGCTCACGCTGTTCGTGATGTACATCCTCGGGGCGGTCGTGGCCGTGCCGATCGCGTGGCTCCTGAAAAAGACGATCCTGACCGGTGAAACGTCGCCGTTCGTGATGGAGCTTCCGGAATACAAGTGGCCTTCGCCGTGGATCGTGGTCCAGAGGGTGATCTCTCAGGCGTGGCGATTCCTCGAAGAGGCCGGCACGCTGATCTTCGTGACGACGATTCTCGTGTGGGCCGCCGGCTATTTCCCGGGCGACCACACGGAGTCTCACGCCCTGGCCGCGCAGATTGAGGCGCTCGAAGGCGAGGAGACACCTGACAAGCCGCGGATCGAGGCACTGAAGGACCAGAAGAACCACATCGACTCGGAACTCCTTTCAAACAGCCTGCTGGGCCGGACGGGGAAGTTCATCGAGCCGGCCGTGCGGCCGCTGGGCTGGGACTGGCGGATCGGCATGGCGGCGGTGGCCTCGTTCCCGGCGCGGGAAGTGATCATCGCGACGATGGGGACGATCTTCAGCCTGGGCGGCGACGTGGACGAGGAAAACGAATCGCTGCGCGGGGCCCTGGCCTCGGCGACGTGGCCCGACGGCCGGCCGCTGTTCACCGTGGCGACGGCCGTTTCGATCATGGTCTTCTTCGCGCTCTGTGCGCAATGCGGCGCGACGCTGATGGTGATCTTCCGGGAGACGGGGCAGTGGCGCTGGCCCGTGTTGACTTTCAGCTACATGACGGCCCTGGCCTATGTCGCCGCGTGGTTGTCATTCGTGATTGTCTCAAAGTTCACATAA
- a CDS encoding trans-sulfuration enzyme family protein: protein MSSSESLRFETRCIHTGVHKDGAFDSATTPIYTSSTFGWSDLKTNKGYEYTRSGNPTRRALEENLAALEGGLDCRATATGMAAITTIMHMFKSGDHIIAGHDIYGGTYRLFEAVYSQFGIDVEFVNQQDLDRVRKAVKPNTKAIWIETPSNPLLNLVDIAGLVEIAHKAGAIAVADNTFLSPYLQRPFEFGVDIILHSTTKYLNGHSDVVGGAVITRQKEHAEKIGYLVNSLGTPCSPFDAWLVLRGLKTLGPRMEAHQKNAMALARFLEKHPKIERVYYPGLESHPHHALAKKQQKGFGAMVTADIKGSRATAEKAMTSLKIFSLAESLGGVESLVAYPDTMSHATMTEESRRAAGISERTMRLSVGIEHIDDLIADWKQALEA from the coding sequence ATGTCCTCGTCCGAGTCGCTCCGTTTTGAAACCCGCTGCATCCATACCGGCGTCCACAAGGATGGCGCGTTCGACAGCGCCACGACGCCGATCTACACGTCCTCCACGTTCGGCTGGAGCGACCTGAAGACGAACAAGGGTTACGAATACACCCGCAGCGGGAACCCGACCCGGCGGGCTCTTGAAGAGAACCTGGCCGCCCTGGAAGGGGGCCTCGACTGCCGGGCGACGGCGACCGGAATGGCGGCGATCACGACCATCATGCACATGTTCAAGTCGGGCGATCACATCATCGCCGGACATGACATCTACGGGGGGACCTATCGGCTGTTCGAAGCGGTCTACTCGCAGTTCGGGATCGATGTCGAGTTCGTCAACCAGCAGGATCTGGACCGGGTCCGCAAGGCGGTGAAGCCGAACACGAAGGCGATCTGGATCGAGACTCCCTCGAACCCGCTGCTAAACCTCGTCGACATCGCCGGGCTGGTCGAGATCGCCCACAAGGCCGGGGCCATCGCAGTTGCGGACAACACGTTCCTGTCGCCCTATCTGCAGCGGCCGTTCGAGTTCGGTGTCGACATTATTCTCCACTCGACCACGAAGTACCTGAACGGTCATTCGGACGTGGTCGGCGGGGCCGTCATTACGCGGCAGAAGGAGCATGCCGAAAAGATCGGCTATCTGGTGAACTCGCTGGGAACGCCGTGCTCACCGTTCGATGCGTGGCTCGTGCTGCGTGGACTGAAGACGCTTGGGCCGCGGATGGAAGCCCATCAGAAGAACGCGATGGCCCTGGCCCGGTTCCTGGAGAAGCATCCGAAGATCGAGCGAGTTTACTACCCCGGCCTCGAATCGCATCCGCATCATGCGCTGGCGAAGAAGCAGCAGAAGGGCTTCGGCGCGATGGTGACAGCCGACATCAAGGGAAGCCGGGCGACGGCCGAGAAGGCGATGACGAGCCTGAAGATCTTCAGCCTGGCTGAGTCGCTGGGGGGCGTGGAGTCGCTGGTCGCTTATCCCGACACGATGAGCCACGCGACGATGACGGAAGAGTCGCGCCGCGCGGCCGGGATTTCGGAGCGGACGATGCGGCTGTCGGTCGGCATCGAGCACATCGACGACCTGATCGCCGACTGGAAGCAGGCGCTGGAGGCGTGA
- a CDS encoding ECF-type sigma factor, with translation MKSDELIPLVYNELRRLASRKLTRETPGQTLQATALVHEAYVRLVANQPELRWKSRGHFFAAAAEAMRRILVEKARHRETAKAGGGRQRLPLSDSVVAADDEPEIDVLALDEMIDELAGHDPQAAELVKLRYFAGFGHVEAAEVLGIERRAADRLWLLARTWLFRRLSTS, from the coding sequence ATGAAGTCCGACGAACTGATTCCACTCGTTTACAACGAGCTCCGGCGGCTGGCGTCGCGCAAGCTGACGCGTGAGACGCCGGGGCAGACTCTCCAGGCGACCGCGCTCGTTCATGAGGCGTATGTCCGCCTTGTGGCGAACCAGCCGGAACTCCGCTGGAAGAGCCGGGGGCATTTCTTTGCCGCGGCTGCGGAGGCGATGCGGCGGATCCTTGTCGAGAAGGCGCGGCACCGGGAGACGGCGAAGGCAGGAGGAGGCAGGCAGCGGTTGCCGCTGAGCGATTCCGTCGTCGCGGCGGATGACGAGCCGGAAATTGACGTGCTGGCCCTGGATGAAATGATCGACGAGCTGGCTGGCCACGATCCGCAGGCGGCGGAGCTGGTGAAGCTGCGGTACTTTGCCGGTTTTGGGCATGTGGAGGCGGCGGAGGTTCTGGGGATCGAGCGGCGCGCGGCAGATCGTTTGTGGCTGCTCGCTCGGACGTGGCTGTTCCGACGGCTTTCGACGAGCTGA
- the bioA gene encoding adenosylmethionine--8-amino-7-oxononanoate transaminase, producing the protein MSHDPITLRGWDQDHVWHPFTAMQAYRTEDAPIIESAEGFHLTDVVGRTYLDGISSLWCNVHGHRVPEIDAAIREQIDKVSHSTLLGLSSRVSIELARELAKLAPPGLTKVFYSDSGATAVEVALKMAWQYHTQKLMMPSERRLFATVGNAYHGDTVGAVSVGSIPVFHKVYGKLLFETVSVPSPVALRLPEGFSDRESYLKWCFDEVERVIREQHEQLAAFIIEPLVQGAAGILVHPHGYLRHVRRLTRQYNVPLIADEVAVGFGRTGTMLACEQEAVSPDFLCLAKGITGGYLPLAATMTTEAIYNAFLDEPAAGKTFFHGHTYTGNPLGCAAALASLQLFAKNNVVANARRNADRLADRLSVLKDHPHVAEVRQKGIMIGIELVADRESLTPFTAERRTGHLVTLAARRRGVMIRPLGDVVVLMPAPGMPGDLVNQLCETALESIDEATRG; encoded by the coding sequence ATGTCGCATGACCCAATCACTCTCCGCGGCTGGGACCAGGACCACGTCTGGCATCCGTTCACGGCGATGCAGGCGTACCGGACGGAAGACGCACCGATCATCGAATCGGCCGAGGGCTTCCACCTGACGGACGTCGTCGGACGGACGTACCTGGATGGGATCTCGTCGCTGTGGTGCAACGTTCATGGCCACCGCGTACCCGAGATCGATGCCGCGATCCGCGAGCAGATTGACAAGGTCAGCCATTCGACGCTGCTGGGCCTGAGCAGCCGGGTGTCGATCGAGCTGGCGCGCGAGCTGGCGAAGCTCGCCCCGCCGGGGCTGACGAAGGTGTTCTACTCCGACAGCGGCGCGACGGCGGTGGAAGTCGCGCTGAAGATGGCGTGGCAGTACCACACCCAGAAGCTGATGATGCCCTCGGAGCGTCGGCTGTTCGCGACCGTGGGCAACGCTTACCACGGCGACACCGTCGGCGCCGTGAGCGTCGGCAGCATTCCGGTGTTCCACAAGGTGTACGGGAAGCTGTTGTTTGAAACGGTCAGCGTGCCATCGCCGGTGGCGCTGCGGCTGCCGGAAGGTTTCAGCGACCGCGAGTCTTACCTGAAATGGTGCTTCGACGAAGTCGAGCGGGTGATCCGTGAGCAGCATGAGCAACTTGCGGCGTTCATCATCGAGCCGCTGGTGCAGGGGGCCGCGGGGATTCTCGTCCATCCGCATGGTTACCTGCGTCACGTTCGCCGGCTGACGCGGCAGTACAATGTGCCGCTCATCGCCGATGAAGTGGCCGTCGGCTTCGGACGCACGGGAACGATGCTGGCCTGCGAGCAGGAAGCGGTGAGCCCCGATTTCCTGTGTCTGGCCAAGGGGATCACCGGCGGCTACCTGCCGCTGGCGGCGACGATGACGACGGAGGCGATCTACAACGCATTCCTCGATGAACCGGCCGCCGGAAAGACGTTCTTCCACGGACACACTTACACCGGAAATCCGCTGGGCTGTGCAGCGGCTCTCGCGTCGCTGCAACTGTTTGCCAAGAACAATGTCGTCGCGAATGCGCGGCGGAACGCGGACCGTCTCGCGGACCGATTGTCCGTGTTGAAAGATCATCCTCACGTGGCGGAAGTGCGCCAGAAGGGGATCATGATCGGCATCGAGCTGGTGGCCGACCGCGAGTCGCTGACGCCGTTCACAGCGGAGCGGCGCACAGGGCACCTTGTGACGCTGGCCGCCCGCCGGCGCGGCGTGATGATCCGCCCGCTCGGTGACGTGGTCGTGCTGATGCCGGCGCCGGGGATGCCGGGCGACCTTGTGAACCAGCTGTGCGAGACGGCGCTCGAGTCGATCGACGAAGCGACCCGGGGATAG
- a CDS encoding tetratricopeptide repeat protein yields MPTANEIYDEAIKIKDAGDLPGAIAKLNEVLAIEPGHTDTHAALAVYYQRLHQPEQAIEHAKKVVELMPDDVFAYTQLSVIYMRCGRILEAEDAKAKAHQLSGHRH; encoded by the coding sequence ATGCCTACGGCGAACGAAATCTACGACGAAGCGATCAAGATCAAGGACGCCGGCGACCTGCCCGGCGCGATCGCCAAACTCAACGAAGTCCTGGCCATCGAGCCGGGACACACCGACACTCATGCGGCCCTCGCCGTCTACTACCAGCGGCTCCACCAGCCCGAGCAGGCCATCGAGCATGCCAAGAAAGTCGTGGAACTGATGCCGGACGACGTCTTCGCCTACACACAGCTGTCGGTGATCTACATGCGCTGCGGGCGGATCCTTGAAGCCGAGGACGCGAAGGCGAAGGCCCACCAGCTGTCGGGCCACCGTCACTGA
- a CDS encoding UdgX family uracil-DNA binding protein (This protein belongs to the uracil DNA glycosylase superfamily, members of which act in excision repair of DNA. However, it belongs more specifically to UdgX branch, whose founding member was found to bind uracil in DNA (where it does not belong), without cleaving it, appears to promote DNA repair by a pathway involving RecA, rather than base excision.): MLLVHDFDDWRRTARRQLRDGIPPEEVHFGSEEDHQPLLDLPAGPPGQNHEHVPPGMFPRVPAGFLETARSVACHSDRHRWDLLYRVLWRLTHGEPELLDVAIDDDVHRLHLMERAVSRDAHKAKAFVRFRRIEGDHGDEYVAWHRPDHRILKLVAPFFSRRFPEMRWSILTPDESVLWDGRSLHYGPGVPSSEAPEGDALEDLWRTYYGSIFNPARIKLKTMKREMPVRHWATLPETQVIPQLLEDAPGRVAAMHKATANQPRSAAEFLPDRKTLKTLAAAADHCKGCELYKDATQTVFGEGSKTARIVLVGEQPGDQEDLEGHPFVGPAGRVLDEALAEAGIDREDVYVTNAVKHFHWEPRGERRLHKKPPARAMSACRPWLEAEVAVLQPEVVVCLGATAAQSVVGREAKVTRDRGRIMRSALCRQTLMTWHPSAILRAPDATARERMRMELVNDLRTAFQAMSDGAGAGQLATSGSR; the protein is encoded by the coding sequence ATGCTCCTCGTCCACGATTTCGACGACTGGCGACGCACAGCCCGGCGCCAGCTTCGCGACGGAATTCCGCCGGAAGAAGTCCATTTCGGTTCGGAAGAAGACCACCAGCCCCTGCTCGATCTGCCCGCTGGGCCGCCCGGGCAGAACCATGAACACGTCCCGCCCGGCATGTTCCCCCGCGTTCCGGCCGGCTTTCTCGAAACGGCCCGCAGCGTCGCCTGTCACTCCGATCGGCATCGCTGGGACCTCCTCTACCGCGTCCTCTGGAGGTTGACCCACGGAGAACCCGAGCTGCTCGATGTCGCAATCGACGATGACGTTCACCGCCTCCATCTCATGGAACGGGCTGTCTCCAGGGACGCCCACAAAGCGAAGGCGTTCGTCCGCTTCCGTCGCATCGAGGGGGATCACGGGGACGAATACGTCGCCTGGCATCGGCCCGACCACCGCATCCTCAAGCTCGTCGCCCCGTTCTTCTCCCGGCGTTTTCCGGAGATGCGCTGGTCCATCCTCACCCCCGATGAATCCGTGCTCTGGGACGGCCGCAGTCTTCACTACGGGCCCGGAGTTCCTTCAAGCGAAGCGCCCGAAGGCGATGCTCTCGAGGATCTGTGGCGCACGTACTACGGATCGATTTTCAATCCGGCCCGCATCAAATTGAAAACGATGAAGCGGGAAATGCCCGTCAGGCATTGGGCCACCTTGCCCGAAACGCAGGTGATCCCGCAGCTGCTCGAAGACGCTCCCGGGAGGGTTGCCGCCATGCACAAGGCCACTGCCAACCAGCCGCGATCGGCGGCCGAATTCCTCCCCGATCGGAAGACCCTGAAAACACTCGCCGCCGCGGCGGACCACTGCAAAGGATGTGAGCTTTACAAGGACGCGACGCAAACCGTGTTTGGCGAAGGATCGAAAACGGCCCGCATCGTCCTCGTCGGTGAACAGCCCGGCGACCAGGAAGATCTGGAAGGGCATCCGTTCGTCGGGCCAGCCGGCCGCGTGCTCGATGAAGCCCTCGCGGAAGCCGGGATCGATCGCGAGGACGTGTACGTCACCAATGCCGTGAAACATTTTCACTGGGAGCCGCGCGGCGAGCGTCGGCTGCACAAGAAGCCCCCCGCCCGTGCGATGTCGGCCTGCAGGCCCTGGCTCGAAGCGGAAGTGGCGGTGCTTCAACCGGAAGTGGTCGTCTGCCTGGGCGCCACCGCCGCTCAGTCGGTTGTCGGCCGTGAAGCGAAAGTCACCCGCGATCGCGGACGGATCATGCGCAGCGCTCTGTGCAGGCAGACTCTCATGACCTGGCATCCCTCGGCGATCCTCCGGGCGCCCGATGCGACCGCTCGCGAACGGATGCGGATGGAACTGGTGAACGACCTCAGGACAGCTTTCCAGGCGATGTCGGACGGCGCAGGAGCAGGCCAACTCGCGACAAGCGGAAGCCGGTAG
- the fhcD gene encoding formylmethanofuran--tetrahydromethanopterin N-formyltransferase — protein sequence MAAEIEDTYAEAFRSIYAQVLVTAVNRTWLDHAVNAATGHASSSILCDCEAGVDRYVGPGGDESFATPDGRPGVILQFHLPRFKKDREATLEKVLLARLSQNILTCPTTACFNLLDTDPYFKLGRKIALFGDGWQYRTERYGRKMWAIPIMSGEFVLDRRFGFRDGIMGGNLWFMGVTQQAALEAAEKARDAALTVADVITPFPGGVASSGSKAGSRYSFLFASTNHFFCPTLREKLGTDSQVPAGVVAIQEIIINGRDLETVTSATHKAIEAAKDVPGVVKISAGNYNGRLGKNFIYLRPQGEKA from the coding sequence ATGGCCGCTGAGATTGAAGACACCTACGCCGAGGCGTTTCGCAGCATCTATGCGCAGGTGCTGGTGACGGCCGTCAATCGCACCTGGCTCGACCACGCCGTCAACGCGGCCACGGGCCACGCTTCCAGCTCCATCCTCTGCGACTGTGAAGCAGGGGTGGATCGCTATGTGGGGCCCGGCGGCGACGAATCATTCGCGACCCCCGACGGCCGCCCGGGCGTGATCCTGCAGTTCCACCTCCCCCGCTTCAAGAAGGATCGCGAAGCGACCCTGGAGAAAGTCCTCCTGGCGCGTCTCAGCCAGAACATCCTCACCTGCCCCACAACCGCCTGCTTCAACCTGCTCGACACCGATCCCTATTTCAAACTGGGACGGAAGATCGCCCTGTTCGGCGACGGCTGGCAGTATCGCACCGAGCGCTATGGCCGGAAGATGTGGGCCATCCCGATCATGTCGGGCGAGTTCGTCCTCGACCGCCGGTTCGGTTTCCGCGACGGAATCATGGGGGGCAACCTGTGGTTCATGGGTGTCACCCAGCAGGCGGCCCTCGAAGCCGCGGAAAAGGCCCGCGACGCGGCCCTCACCGTCGCCGACGTCATCACGCCCTTCCCCGGCGGCGTCGCCTCCAGCGGATCAAAGGCCGGGAGCAGGTACTCCTTCCTCTTCGCCAGCACCAACCACTTTTTCTGCCCCACTCTCCGCGAGAAACTCGGAACGGATTCGCAGGTTCCCGCAGGCGTGGTGGCGATCCAGGAGATCATCATCAACGGCCGCGACCTCGAGACGGTCACGAGCGCGACGCACAAGGCGATCGAGGCGGCGAAGGACGTTCCGGGCGTCGTGAAGATCTCGGCCGGCAACTACAACGGCCGGCTCGGGAAGAACTTTATCTACCTGCGTCCACAGGGCGAGAAGGCCTGA
- a CDS encoding FHA domain-containing protein, with product MRQHDASQTPVTGPWIEIRGGRTRFPQRPIEGDRFLIGSGSNCQLQLGGGMPMAHSVISYGPGGWTIEALVPEPPLRVEGKVVRQASLFDGEVIELGPFTLVAHLAAVAERDLLNPIDVARTVALADVDAPHRFVGRLAEFTAEELVERLTADLAAAVIDGQGPSATGELLQESIAAETTGINEEELIADVMAQLAEMTARIAMRPRDSISIEESMRTPIPHDADGVPLRKSA from the coding sequence ATGAGACAGCACGACGCTTCACAGACGCCCGTCACCGGACCGTGGATCGAGATCCGCGGCGGACGCACCCGCTTCCCGCAGCGGCCCATTGAGGGCGACCGGTTCCTCATCGGCTCGGGCAGCAACTGCCAGCTCCAGCTGGGGGGCGGCATGCCGATGGCGCATTCCGTGATCTCCTACGGCCCGGGAGGCTGGACGATCGAGGCCCTCGTTCCCGAACCGCCACTGCGGGTCGAGGGAAAAGTCGTCCGGCAGGCGTCGCTGTTTGACGGCGAAGTCATTGAACTCGGCCCATTTACTCTCGTGGCACATCTCGCGGCCGTGGCGGAGCGGGATCTCCTCAATCCGATCGACGTCGCCCGCACCGTCGCCCTCGCCGATGTGGATGCGCCTCACCGATTCGTCGGCCGGCTCGCGGAGTTCACGGCGGAGGAACTTGTCGAGCGTCTTACGGCCGACCTCGCTGCGGCGGTGATCGACGGGCAGGGTCCGTCGGCGACTGGCGAACTCCTGCAGGAATCGATCGCGGCGGAGACGACCGGGATCAACGAAGAAGAACTCATCGCGGACGTCATGGCCCAACTGGCGGAAATGACCGCCCGGATCGCCATGCGGCCGCGGGATTCGATCTCCATCGAGGAATCGATGCGGACGCCGATTCCTCACGATGCGGACGGAGTTCCGCTTCGCAAAAGCGCCTGA